aaaacatattattttttttcatttaccaATTTAGTTCAGCAAACTTACACTATTATTCAGTTGATCAACTAATGTGCAGTTTGATCTAATTTTGATACCTTACGGgcgaatacataataaaaggaGAGGATCAACTGACAAATGATCAACCCTAACACCTACGAAAACACAATtgctataaatgttgtttttcttacaattttcacagatgaagattacgttagcagtggccattgttttggcttttatgcaagttcagtTCCTGGTGGCTACAGCAGCAGTTTCACCTGATTCGGGAATGACGTGTAACTCTTGCTgccagggcccagccggtataccggggatccctggatctaatgggaaccatggtcaaggACTTGTAGGCCCCAGAGGTGATGCTGGCTCtcctggtgaggtaggtcaacccggggttaaaggagacaaggggtcagatggactggttggtgagccaggcgctaaaggggaacatggactgaagggagagcaaggagtcggtcaaccagggaaacaaggacctcaaggtctgcctgggatgaatggtttgaagggggagagaggtgaacctggaccagctggacagactggtgaagcaggtgaatgtagtacgcgacggtcctccttcactgcagtgaggaATACCAGCTTCTACCCTCCATCCGACTATGATcctctgccctttgaagagttattgttttcagaggaagggactgatttcaacttgaataatggcacgtttacgtgtactctgcctggggtatacgtattgatgttctcagtcAATAAACTATCAAGTGGGTCTAACCTATATGTCAACCTGAGGAAGAAcggcggtaacaccattgttgcagGGGGTGTATACAATGCAGGTAATCATCAAGTGAGCAgcagtgcagtgattcccctgcactacggagatcaagttcacttagctgtaaACGGTCAAGTATATAGTAACTCTAACCATTACACGTCTTTCACTGGATTCCTGCTGTACGAAATCTAAATCTAACATACAAACACACGGTaacgtttaaatgttttagacaacgatttaaataaactaatatgcaactatatagtttttacaaatataataataatgagttaatcgtggaaaatcgaacgtgtgtttagatgaatcgaataaaattactttattattaattattttattatttgcaggacaataagtatggaaaagacgttttatttgaacacttgattttgcaaacgtgtattgtgacaagaactttcaacgtgtttttgtcacataaacagtgctataaatatcagttcatcccttttttgagtttattacattttcggtaaagtttgaaatttatgcagcctgtaattccgtccgagggtgcaatgatgagtccttgaaaccatgatgagtccataaaatgcaaaatgaaactcCGCAAGAAAAACTGACAGTTTATTAAACAGtaaatacaaaacttcagatTCCTTGATACAGACTCAGACTTATAATTCATTGTGGCCTCCGATTGTGCcggcaattttatttcaaacattttaaattggttgaaaaagctgtaccctgttaaggcaacaaaatacaaataattcaccTAACAACTGGTAACAGTTGTCTTCGGTTGATATGTTCGTTAATGTACAATAATTATGATATTAAACTAACGACAACTTGTGATCAAAAAGAACTTGCGTTGTAAAGTTaccagaaaacatttattttgtgtcgcTTTTTGAACACGTTTCGATATGgagaaatatttaatttttcgtCGTGGTTTGAGcgtttctttgttttcacatgAGAAAGCACTTTTGTTTAATGCAGATGAAACATTGGGTATTCGTTTTGAATTACTTTCGTATAAAACGTTTGATAACATGTCAAAGAGGGGAAAATATATTACACTTACAGCGATTCGTTAAACCGTCACATCGGCATGAAACCAATACACCATCTTAGTGTGaatttggaaaataaaaatttccTCACTTCGACCGTGACTTAATTATTCGGAATATTAGCTGATTACACAATGTCGTATTTTACCTTACACAGAAAGGTTTCGTTGACAGTAatattgtgacccactctgtgatttttgttagaactatatttgcatggtatagcctgttgggggtaaaaaatattcttataaaatagcactatatgtaagctttaatatgatgcaTAATGTTAACATGTTTCCAAAAAGTAAACcagacattttaataaataacctgagcacatgcaaatttattaaaaatggggtcgagtttaaagggttaaagtcacctgaaaatataatttgtttttcttcaaacattagagtatatgttaatgaacaataacataatttgttgagttattgtttgtaacgatttacatgttaaaaaaatagataaagttgtttggggtgactccgcctaccccttttgtgacgtcaatcgaggcagactttgcctcgatcgtaCATTGATCGTACGTGCAATTACATGCAAGTTCTAGTttttacgtttcgaaaaaaggtttatttcttgcaatgtcgaccacgtgtattgctgctggaggcagcaaaataactaaaaatggggtcagtttgcaaagtggttcggtccgacgtcttttccagcgctgtgcagcaaacactttgagccgtcctgcttcaaatatcgcgcctcgtttgaagtcacgaacagcgccctctcgggtcgggcctacttttaaatttgttaattatggAAACTAAATTTATAGAACCTTAGTTCTATAAACGCTAGAATACAAAGCATTAGTATATTACTAGATACTTGTATTTCTACAAAGCacgtttttgttaaatttaactaTAATCCATTTAGTGTACTAGACGTTAAGATATATTGCATAGTTTTAGAAATAGTGgtgtcacttgaatgttttaaatacattgaagGAATGAACATTAAAGCCGATATCaattgattgttttggtttttgtgttttgcgtATTTAATTGATATTGAACTAAAATTATTGGTAAATACAATTTGCAAGCTGAACTAATTTTCCTAAcactgttttactaatttttgtcaaaatctacaacacctcagaaaataaaatttaagggaaactttttaCCGTTTTACCTTCAAACATTGCAAGTTAACCGTAAATCAGGGAACATTGATTTTGCGtccttctacaaaaagtacacaaaccctAAAAACTTGTCAGTGGGAAGTGAACAGGGAATGGGTTTAAATAAcgtaggaatgggtggcccaagcattttggccgggattgtagccccCGTTGTCGGAGGAACAAAACTCGGCTTATTTGACTGGCGACAgaacatgttgttttctttttgcttccgaaaaactgcaaacaaacgaaATGACCTGGCCCCTGTTGCCTTCCCCCAGGCTGGTAGGAGCCGCGGTTAACGAAGAGCCGGAGTGCTATTGATTTTTCCTCGGAGATTCTGATATCAATACGGTTTGAAGCAGATTGAATCAAGAGAGGGTGCTTTCAGAATTAAAAAAACGACCGTGGTCACCGCTCACTGTAAGAAGAGGATCCAAAGGACCAAAATCCCCTGCCACTACAAGGGCCAAGCGCAAATCCCAGGACTAGACGCCCGGATGGGTTGCCAGGGTCCCACGGAAATCAGTGCtgccggagattctttcccATGTTTTGGAATAACATGGGCTGAGTGAGGGTGatttaacagagggcgctatcacaagtagtttgtaacaagtttgcAGTATAAGGGGGCAGGGAATTTTGGGAGAACAAAATCTCCTGACACACCGAAGAGCTTTCAGAATTAAGAAACGACCATGGTCACCGCTCACTGTAAAAGGATGAAATTATCTCCAAGGGACAGAAATATCATGCCACTACAAGGGCCACGCGCAATTCTCCAGGACTAGGCGCCCGGATGGGTTGCCGGTGTCTCAGTGAAATCAGTGCtgccggagattctttcccctgtttgagacactaacatgggctgagtgagggtgatttaacagagggcgctatcacaagtaGTTTGTAACAATTTTGCCGTATAAGGGGGAGGGAATTTTGGGAGAACATAATCTCCTGACACACCTGCCTATAAtggggaaagaatctccggggacaaatttccattaaaaacacgggcccaaggcggaatcctgccttacgtgttaaacaatcaaaatgacttcaatctcatccaaaagttgtaaatagtaaaatacattttgttcgcaatgtgttcatttaatttgttttgctccattgaatactcttgtttcccaaaagcaAATGTGCGGaagtagactctgagaaaacaaaggatacaattgaaaatcagtttaaaattaccctttaagggcaaaggcgGGACACATTAGGAAACTTTCAAGCACTAgtgagtctttccacttggtgtatctcaacatattcttaaattaacaaacccgtaaacattaatttgagctcaattggtcgtcgaagttgcgagagaataatgggaagacaccccttgtcgcacaagttgtgtgctttcagatgccttgaatttgagacctcaataattcgagaaagtacttcttctcaaaaactagttttcttcagagagagccgttacttacaatgttttatactattaacatctctccattgctcattaccaagtaaggtttttatgcttacaattatttgttgaattttgaaaggtattagaaaatgcttcaaaacaacAGAATTTAGCCATTAACTTATGGTTTGGTGTAACGTACCCCAGAAAAGGTGTCTTCAAATTAAAATCCTCA
The DNA window shown above is from Asterias amurensis chromosome 18, ASM3211899v1 and carries:
- the LOC139950436 gene encoding uncharacterized protein; translated protein: MKITLAVAIVLAFMQVQFLVATAAVSPDSGMTCNSCCQGPAGIPGIPGSNGNHGQGLVGPRGDAGSPGEVGQPGVKGDKGSDGLVGEPGAKGEHGLKGEQGVGQPGKQGPQGLPGMNGLKGERGEPGPAGQTGEAGECSTRRSSFTAVRNTSFYPPSDYDPLPFEELLFSEEGTDFNLNNGTFTCTLPGVYVLMFSVNKLSSGSNLYVNLRKNGGNTIVAGGVYNAGNHQVSSSAVIPLHYGDQVHLAVNGQVYSNSNHYTSFTGFLLYEI